In one window of Clavelina lepadiformis chromosome 4, kaClaLepa1.1, whole genome shotgun sequence DNA:
- the LOC143452309 gene encoding uncharacterized protein LOC143452309, with translation MMRIFILFVCLHATSLSGVFSQTYNKYNSGCKEIIASVGKRGSIQYQAPSEIFPTLHESCWIISTDPAELIQITLMDLNLQRSKSVCEKYLRISPRSTENLYQDNSYATDLSGREYIGCTKSKEMPKIFYYNTSRLMVQLQYYSFDVSDHQNSTILDLSYKIVEGCHTDMLVDSYNFITSPEFPNFSLVNSMTCTWNVTLQHPHLLLQFLIDKSDWRKTNFCTFYVYDGPSKSHRLIKKWSCDSDVGLDVSGSGPHLFIEFVAGPPRYSDELLTILFNATVKAKGYCLPGTHYCGDDQLSCYSKDQKCNGVRDCLSGRDELGCDGCDSDMYSCGKSSYPPECYSELERCNGKQDCQGRNFATQRSVDEDGCEICAEGTFRCNSSSGYHCIYERWRCDGESDCADGSDEESCPVFPTSRRVITAAIIGSLICGLLLAVALGCSCKLYTLRSAAHARRRNRLVAPTPLGRVARELLEREAPPSYNMAVDTAEANEEGSSRNRSSSSRRRRRERRRRRRNRDPQIRRAQPAPRPMSSTPSEVSNRNDIITPDPSSDAARNASTSITSVPSVQSNADSSRPSTPAVPDELAYALAEMGLTDYPTELTELLNEQQQHPSEGPPTASNDTPGTSRQEDGEEQAQALPKKKRIRPVMVEAPCNDDLVDDIPACVYPNPPSYFDAVVTGGSDVDAAPITQNEEQASPIKTKSGPKDVINRFLSKHSPKKSRGVWKLPLSLQHFFSPGTSSPPFQELIETSDATFEENDVSNDAGIHDEENQLCRVEEFGRHRQETSAVIETDEGVAPSDDNKRVFSDDDELISITSDAQVERIDCCPHQGDNAIRLVSLSEHNPSSSSAEILESVHVTIPPIRVETPDKILTLNISGSISERT, from the exons ATGAtgagaatttttattttgtttgtatgtTTACATGCAACTTCGCTTTCAG GTGTTTTTTCCCAAACATACAACAAATACAACTCAG GTTGTAAAGAAATCATAGCTAGTGTTGGAAAAAGGGGCTCAATACAATACCAGGCCCCATCAGAGATTTTTCCAACTCTGCACGAGTCATGTTGGATTATTTCTACTGATCCAGCCGAACTCATACAGATAac CTTAATGGATTTAAACTTACAACGTTCTAAATCAGtgtgtgaaaaatatttacgtaTTTCTCCTCGTTCCACCGAAAATTTATATCAGGACAATTCTTATGCCACAGACTTATCCGGAAGAG AGTACATCGGTTGTACCAAAAGCAAGGAAATGCCAAAGATATTCTATTATAACACCTCTCGTTTGATGGTACAATTACAATATTATTCCTTTGACGTCAGTGATCATCAGAACAGCACCATCTTAGATTTATCATACAAAATAG TTGAAGGATGCCACACTGACATGTTGGTAGATTCATACAACTTTATAACATCTCCCGAGTTCCCAAATTTTTCGTTGGTCAATAGCATGACGTGCACTTGGAATGTGACACTGCAACATCCCCATCTTTTGCTGCAGTTCCTTATTGACAAAAGCGATTGGAGAAAGACAAACTTTTGTACCTTCTACGTTTATGATGGACCAAGTAAAAGTCATCGCTTGATAAAAAAATG GTCATGCGACTCAGATGTTGGTTTAGACGTGAGTGGGAGTGGCCCgcatttgtttattgaatttgtAGCTGGTCCACCCAGGTATAGTGACGAGCTACTCACcattttgtttaatgcaaCTGTAAAAGCAAAAG GCTACTGTCTTCCTGGTACACATTACTGCGGCGATGATCAGTTATCGTGCTATTCAAAGGATCAAAAATGCAATGGCGTTAGAGATTGCCTGTCTGGTCGTGATGAGTTAGGCTGTG ATGGTTGTGATAGTGACATGTACTCATGTGGAAAATCTTCCTACCCCCCTGAGTGCTACAGTGAACTAGAGCGATGCAACGGCAAGCAGGACTGCCAAGGGCGAAATTTTGCGACACAACGAAGTGTTGATGAAGACGGCTGCG AGATATGCGCTGAAGGCACCTTCAGATGCAATTCTTCGTCAGGCTATCACTGCATTTATGAGAGATGGAGATGCGACGGCGAGTCGGATTGTGCTGACGGCTCAGATGAGGAAAGTTGCCCAGTCT TTCCCACAAGTCGAAGAGTAATTACTGCTGCTATTATTGGATCATTGATATGTGGCCTGCTTCTTGCTGTTGCACTTGGTTGTTCATGTAAGCTGTACACTCTTCGTTCAGCAGCCCACGCCCGTCGAAGAAATAGATTAGTTGCTCCCACACCCTTGGGTCGGGTAGCAAGG GAGCTTCTTGAACGGGAAGCACCTCCTTCGTACAATATGGCTGTCGATACAGCTGAGGCAAACGAGGAGGGGTCATCAAGGAATCGTTCTTCTTCAAGTCGAAGACGAAGAAGAGAACGACGTAGACGTCGGCGAAATCGAGATCCACAAATCCGCCGTGCTCAGCCAGCCCCAAGACCGATGTCCAGCACTCCATCTGAa GTGAGTAATAGAAATGATATCATAACTCCGGATCCATCTTCGGATGCAGCGAGGAATGCCTCAACCTCAATCACATCTGTCCCATCCGTTCAAAGCAATGCGGACTCATCGCGCCCCTCAACACCAGCTGTGCCCGACGAGCTCGCCTACGCACTAGCCGAGATGGGGTTGACGGATTACCCGACAGAGTTAACAGAGCTGTTAAATGAGCAACAACAGCATCCCAGCGAGGGACCACCGACTGCATCTAACGATACTCCCGGTACATCTCGGCAGGAAGATGGCGAGGAACAAGCTCAAGCCTTGCCTAAGAAGAAGAGGATTCGTCCGGTTATGGTGGAGGCTCCATGCAATGACGACCTTGTTGACGACATTCCTGCTTGTGTTTACCCGAATCCTCCGTCCTACTTTGATGCTGTAGTTACTGGTGGGTCGGATGTTGATGCTGCACCAATTACACAAAACGAAGAACAGGCTTCTccgataaaaacaaaatccgGACCAAAAGATGTAATAAACAGATTTCTCTCCAAGCATAGTCCCAAAAAAAGTCGAGGCGTTTGGAAACTTCCATTGTCATTACAACACTTCTTCAGTCCAGGGACTTCTTCGCCACCATTCCAAGAATTGATTGAGACTTCCGACGCTACTTTTGAAGAAAACGACGTCTCAAATGATGCCGGCATCCATGATGAGGAAAATCAACTCTGTCGTGTCGAGGAATTTGGAAGACATAGACAAGAAACTTCTGCAGTTATTGAAACTGACGAAGGCGTGGCTCCATCGGATGATAACAAAAGAGTTTTTAGTGATGATGACGAATTAATCAGCATCACTTCAGATGCTCAAGTAGAGAGAATAGACTGTTGTCCACACCAAGGAGATAATGCGATCCGTTTGGTTTCATTGTCGGAACACAATCCGTCTTCTAGTTCTGCAGAAATATTAGAGTCCGTGCACGTCACAATTCCTCCGATACGCGTTGAAACTCCAGATAAGATTTTAACTCTCAACATATCCGGTTCAATTTCAGAACGTACCTAA